CTCAAAACTATAGCAGGTGGCACGTATCAGTACAGTAAGTTTGCGGCGATGGTCAGCGATACGAAAACAATTCAAGACGACCTCACAAAATCCATGGACTCGACCGGGAAAGCGACGGTCCTGGTGCAGGAACAGATGCATACGCTACAGGCCGAGTTGCAGCGACTTGACGATGCTTGGCAGAAACTGTTCCACAATAGCGCTGACAATGGAATGGGATCGGCCCTAGCTGGACTTATTGGCGACGTTACGAACCTTGTGAATGGTCTTGCCTCCATGAACCCAGAAGTGATGAAGACGACCGTATATATTGGTGCAGCACTTGTATCCATCAAACTTCTGACTGCTGGAATAGGCGCGGTTGCAAATGTATTGGGCTCCATGAAAAACGGCATCAATTCAGCGATGGGTCTGTTTAGTTCGTTCACCAACATGATCAACCAACAGCGAACCGGGGTTCAGACTCTTACGATGAGCATCCGCGAACAGATAGCGGCCCGTGGTGCTGCAGTCCTCGGCATTGATGCAGAAACAACGGCATTACGAGGAATGGCTATTGCAGCAGGAACCGTTGACGCGGTAATGACGGGGCTCACATTTGGCTTGTCGCTACTCGGCGTTGGATTAGCAGTGGCGGCTATGCATGCCGGGGCCGCGTCTCAGGCCATGCAGGAGCAAGAACAACAGGCTCAACAATTGTCATCATCATATGCCCAAAACAAAGACCAGATCGACTCCCTACTCCAGAAGTATCAGCAGCTAGAGCAGGCCACAAGTAACGGTTCGGTATTCAAGGACCAACAGCAACAACAAGAGTATTACAGCACCATGCAGCAGTTGGCCGGACTCATCCCGAACGTCACGCAGTATGTCGATCAGAACGGGAACACTCACATCAAATCTGCCGAGGCTATCAAACAAGAGATTGATCAGATGCAGAAACTGCAACAACTGCAGGCCCAGAAGACGGTCGACTCATCAAGTTCGGATATCCAAAAGCAGTTAGATGCCATCGATAAGTTAGAACAAAAGATGTCAGACCTCCAAGCGAAAAAGTCCATGGGCGGTATCGTCACATCGGATGGATTGCTCCCGTTTACAAAGCAAGACCTCGACAACATGAACGCTCAGATGGATCAGTATCAAATCGACCTTCAAACGGCCAAAAACTCACTGCAGCAGTATGAGCAGCAATTGACGAGTGCTTACCTGGCTAACACGAATCTGTCATCATCCATGAAAAGCGTCTCAGATTCGATTCTAGGGGCGGTCAATTGGAGTCAAGTCACTGGAGGTATGCAGGGGTATCAAAACGTTGCACAACAGGTCTCTGATACCGTAAAGCAACTCAATACAGACTTGGCGAACGGAAAGTTGACTGATGACCAATATGCTCAGGCGATAGACAGCCTAAGCCAGAAGATCCCGCTCAATAAAAGTGCCATCATCGAACTGTCCGCAGCCAAACAAGGTGACACAGCGGCTACTGCACAAAACAGTGCAGCGACGAATGAAAACGCCGGAGCTAACAACAATTTAAGTGCCGCGTTAACCGCTGCTGAAGCAAATATCAAACTGCTCGATACCGCGCAAAAGGAATTATCGGGGTCACATAAGTTGAGCCAAGCCACACTCGACGCCCTGACCAAGGCGTATCCGGACTTTGATAGCGCTGTTGGCGGTGGCGTAAACTCCATGATGGCGTTCATCAACGCTTCCAAGGCACAGGCCAACCAGGTCATATCCGATCAAAAGACGATGACCGAGGCCGTGATCGAAAACGCCAAGGCGCGTATCCAAGCGCTTAACGACGAAATGGCAGCTATGCTGAACAACCTTAGTGTTGGCGAATCCATGAGCCAGTTTGTGAGCTCGGGGATGATGAATAAGTATCACGCTCTCGCATCTCAGGTGAAATACAACCAAGGCGTCATATCCTCGGCAGAAGCGGATCTAAGCAAGATAAACGTCGCGTCGTACTATGTGAATACCGCCACTCCGACAAACCAATATAGCGCGCCGAAGTCAACGGGATCTAAAACGCCGTCGGCATCCGCGCAGAACGCCGCATATCAAGCGCCATTCCAAGATATTTCGCAGCAAGACTCGCAGACTCTAAAGGTGTACGAGGACCGCATCAAGTCGCTCGCGGGACCGCTTACGCAGTACAACGACCTCATGAATAACGCATCCCAATCCCTACAGCAGAACAACACCGATACGAAAGCCGCGTCTGACCTCGTCAAGGGCTATACGACATACATCGCGGATCTAAAGAAGCAGAATTCCGACTACAACGACGAGAACGCGAAGGTTCACCAATTGCTACCGCAAATCCAATCCGACATTAACAAGGTGAACGCCGAATTCAAGAAGGGGACCATCACTGACCAGGAACACCGGACGGCACTCCAAACCTTGAATTCGGAGTATGACAACCTCAACTCGACGCTGAATAGCAACTCGCAAGCCATCGAGCAGAACAACCAGAAGATAACGCAGGCCACACAGAATATGCAAAATGACATCATTAACATTTTGAAGCAGGGGTACCAAGAGCAACAGCAGATTCAAGAACAGCAATTGCAGGACCAGTACGACGCCCAAAAGACGGCGCTAGATAATCAGTACAACGAGAAAAAACAAGCGATTGCAGACCAAATTGCTGGCATCCAATCTCAAAAAGATGCAGTTGACGCACTTGTTAAGTCTCTGCAAGACCAGTTTCAGGCGCAGGATCAGGTAAACCAACTAACGGACCTACAAAACCAACTTGCACAAGTTGAGTCCCAGCACAATCAAGAGTACATCGATGCAAACGGGAAGATTCAATATACCTACGATGTGGCGAAAGCTACGGATCTGCAA
This is a stretch of genomic DNA from Alicyclobacillus dauci. It encodes these proteins:
- a CDS encoding phage tail tape measure protein, whose amino-acid sequence is MNESNVVSKVAARITFDITDAQSKLTQLSDSYKQFNNELKSADTQMQKALQAPSSSGQKYLIDATGQLVSMSNAIKDVQTQWKEGTLAADEYLKKIADIKSAYAENFAPSNPNSMKFDLSYRNALLQAQNDVRNMISLQQQASKQDQKASADEATAQAKSVDERMRTIKQLYDMKLLDAQQSLAEMEKLYDEETQYFKDNLDKQVQFFKTAQTMENASADSFSSKLKGLYSTQGMPGMGLTNPLDLASTMLQFQALQSIFNNLQEGIVGINKGEAGLKQVFGEHIADQQQLNEVTNQFIAIAQQYGQSITTTLDATKQWGRQYTDINTALTLTNSATILSTVDNLKMADANKALEATMNAMGMAATNQATAMTNSMKIVDSWSALAHEASVSAQDLAMGVERSAGAAHVAGMSLDQLNALIAAMIRNTGLSGENAGNALKTIISNISSGSQKVQDAFKQLGIDMYTVGADGQKQLKPVYDLIMQVADATKNADASQTAALKTIAGGTYQYSKFAAMVSDTKTIQDDLTKSMDSTGKATVLVQEQMHTLQAELQRLDDAWQKLFHNSADNGMGSALAGLIGDVTNLVNGLASMNPEVMKTTVYIGAALVSIKLLTAGIGAVANVLGSMKNGINSAMGLFSSFTNMINQQRTGVQTLTMSIREQIAARGAAVLGIDAETTALRGMAIAAGTVDAVMTGLTFGLSLLGVGLAVAAMHAGAASQAMQEQEQQAQQLSSSYAQNKDQIDSLLQKYQQLEQATSNGSVFKDQQQQQEYYSTMQQLAGLIPNVTQYVDQNGNTHIKSAEAIKQEIDQMQKLQQLQAQKTVDSSSSDIQKQLDAIDKLEQKMSDLQAKKSMGGIVTSDGLLPFTKQDLDNMNAQMDQYQIDLQTAKNSLQQYEQQLTSAYLANTNLSSSMKSVSDSILGAVNWSQVTGGMQGYQNVAQQVSDTVKQLNTDLANGKLTDDQYAQAIDSLSQKIPLNKSAIIELSAAKQGDTAATAQNSAATNENAGANNNLSAALTAAEANIKLLDTAQKELSGSHKLSQATLDALTKAYPDFDSAVGGGVNSMMAFINASKAQANQVISDQKTMTEAVIENAKARIQALNDEMAAMLNNLSVGESMSQFVSSGMMNKYHALASQVKYNQGVISSAEADLSKINVASYYVNTATPTNQYSAPKSTGSKTPSASAQNAAYQAPFQDISQQDSQTLKVYEDRIKSLAGPLTQYNDLMNNASQSLQQNNTDTKAASDLVKGYTTYIADLKKQNSDYNDENAKVHQLLPQIQSDINKVNAEFKKGTITDQEHRTALQTLNSEYDNLNSTLNSNSQAIEQNNQKITQATQNMQNDIINILKQGYQEQQQIQEQQLQDQYDAQKTALDNQYNEKKQAIADQIAGIQSQKDAVDALVKSLQDQFQAQDQVNQLTDLQNQLAQVESQHNQEYIDANGKIQYTYDVAKATDLQKQIEDQQTKMAQDAQIKQLQDQSNAYGDQITALNNQTQALDKGYQQQSQDLQNHYNDDKQKLDAYWQYVQSQTRIQQEVEAEIQKQGYQKSLQQAQEYVIQMNAILAQIQQPSISGGSGISSTLSSGGTVNMGSVATTSGVVHMARGGEVPNLAPGIDNVPARLTPGEIVVPSWEDLMRFAQPSASSTNTQTLHIEHLELPNVTDVPSFIDELTGFMQDAAYQGKVG